A window of the Streptomyces luomodiensis genome harbors these coding sequences:
- a CDS encoding primosomal protein N' codes for MSRDNERPKDPAQPSGGEQLALIRETVRKAKVPRAKPRTWRGAALAGELPVARVLVDKGPVHLDKLWDYAVPAEMDAEARPGVRVRVRFGAGTGKVREGRREGGGLLDGYLIERVAESEYRGPLAALAQVVSPEPVVGPGLLALCRAVADRYAGSLADVLQLALPKRNARAEGEPSPPPLPPPGPPAPGSWDRYPAGPGFLEALARGDRPRAVWTALPGPHWPREWATAVAATLASGRGALVVVPDGRTAARVDAALAEALGGPGRHVLLTADLGPEERYRRWLAVSRGSVRAVVGTRAAMFAPVRDLGLVGIWDDGDRSHSDDRLPQPHARDVLLLRAVHERTGFLLGDLGRTVEAAQLVENGWARPLEAGREQVRAAAPLIRTVDEGEVARDAEARAARLPTLAWQTVREALTRGPVLVQVPRRGYVPRLACERCREPARCAHCSGPLEARDADHLVCGWCGRAESSWHCPACGGVRLRASVVGARRTAEELGRAFPAVPVRTSGRDHVLTSVPDRPALVVSTPGAEPVAEGGYAAALLLDGWALLGRPDLRAGEDALHHWLEAASLVRGHGAGGGDGESDRGGTVVIMAEPTLRPVQALVRWDPAGYAARELAERSQLGFPPISRMAAVTGPAEAVEELIASAGLPGEAEKLGPVPLPPAPPGRPRRPGDPPPGEVWERALLRVPPGQGSALAAALKEAKARRLARGVKDPAVRIDPLDIG; via the coding sequence GTGAGCAGGGACAACGAGCGGCCGAAGGACCCGGCGCAGCCGTCGGGAGGCGAGCAGCTCGCGCTCATCCGGGAGACCGTGCGCAAGGCCAAAGTGCCCCGGGCCAAGCCGCGGACCTGGCGCGGGGCCGCGCTGGCCGGCGAGCTGCCGGTGGCGCGGGTGCTCGTCGACAAGGGCCCGGTCCACCTCGACAAGCTGTGGGACTACGCGGTGCCGGCCGAGATGGACGCCGAGGCCCGGCCCGGAGTGCGGGTGCGGGTGCGGTTCGGGGCCGGCACGGGGAAGGTGCGCGAGGGGCGGCGCGAGGGCGGCGGACTGCTCGACGGCTACCTCATCGAGCGCGTCGCCGAGTCCGAGTACCGGGGCCCGCTGGCCGCGCTCGCGCAGGTGGTCTCCCCGGAGCCGGTGGTGGGGCCGGGGCTGCTGGCGCTGTGCCGGGCGGTCGCCGACCGGTACGCCGGATCGCTCGCCGATGTGCTCCAGCTGGCCCTGCCCAAGCGCAACGCCCGCGCCGAAGGTGAGCCGTCACCGCCGCCGCTGCCCCCGCCGGGACCGCCCGCGCCCGGCAGCTGGGACCGCTATCCGGCCGGGCCCGGGTTCCTGGAGGCGCTGGCCCGCGGTGACCGGCCGCGCGCCGTATGGACCGCGCTGCCCGGACCGCACTGGCCCCGGGAGTGGGCCACCGCCGTAGCCGCCACGCTCGCCTCCGGCCGCGGGGCGCTCGTCGTCGTCCCCGACGGGCGGACCGCCGCGCGGGTGGACGCGGCGCTCGCGGAGGCGCTCGGCGGTCCGGGGCGGCATGTGCTGCTCACCGCCGACCTCGGGCCCGAGGAGCGCTACCGCCGCTGGCTGGCGGTCAGCCGGGGCTCGGTCCGGGCGGTGGTGGGCACCCGGGCGGCGATGTTCGCACCCGTCCGGGACCTGGGGCTGGTGGGGATCTGGGACGACGGGGACCGCAGCCACAGCGACGACCGGCTGCCCCAGCCGCACGCCCGCGATGTGCTGCTGCTGCGCGCCGTCCATGAGCGGACGGGCTTTCTGCTGGGCGATCTCGGCCGTACCGTCGAGGCCGCCCAGCTGGTGGAGAACGGCTGGGCCCGGCCGCTGGAGGCCGGGCGTGAGCAGGTCCGGGCGGCCGCCCCGCTGATCCGTACGGTCGACGAGGGCGAGGTGGCCCGCGACGCGGAGGCCCGCGCCGCCCGGCTGCCCACGCTCGCCTGGCAGACCGTACGGGAGGCGCTGACCCGGGGCCCGGTGCTGGTGCAGGTGCCGCGCCGGGGCTATGTGCCGAGGCTGGCCTGTGAGCGCTGCCGGGAGCCCGCGCGCTGTGCGCACTGCTCGGGTCCGCTGGAGGCGCGGGACGCGGACCATCTAGTGTGCGGATGGTGCGGGCGGGCCGAGTCCTCCTGGCACTGCCCCGCATGCGGGGGCGTACGGCTGCGGGCGTCCGTCGTGGGCGCCCGGCGCACCGCCGAGGAGCTGGGCCGGGCCTTCCCGGCCGTCCCCGTCCGCACCTCCGGCCGGGACCATGTGCTGACCTCGGTGCCGGACCGCCCCGCGCTCGTCGTCAGCACACCGGGCGCCGAGCCCGTGGCGGAGGGGGGCTACGCCGCGGCGCTGCTGCTCGACGGCTGGGCCCTGCTCGGCCGCCCCGATCTGCGCGCCGGTGAGGACGCGCTGCACCACTGGCTGGAGGCGGCGTCGCTGGTCCGCGGCCACGGCGCGGGGGGCGGGGACGGCGAGAGCGATCGGGGCGGCACCGTGGTGATCATGGCCGAGCCGACGCTGCGGCCCGTCCAGGCGCTGGTTCGCTGGGACCCGGCCGGATACGCGGCGCGTGAGCTGGCCGAGCGGTCCCAGCTGGGCTTTCCGCCCATCTCACGGATGGCGGCGGTGACCGGCCCCGCGGAGGCGGTGGAAGAGCTGATCGCCTCGGCCGGACTGCCCGGGGAGGCCGAGAAGCTGGGTCCCGTGCCGCTGCCCCCGGCGCCCCCCGGCCGCCCGCGCCGCCCCGGGGACCCGCCGCCGGGCGAGGTCTGGGAGCGTGCGCTGCTCCGGGTGCCCCCCGGCCAGGGCAGCGCCCTCGCGGCGGCCCTCAAGGAGGCGAAGGCCCGCCGCCTGGCCCGGGGGGTGAAGGACCCCGCGGTGCGGATCGACCCTCTGGACATCGGCTGA
- the coaBC gene encoding bifunctional phosphopantothenoylcysteine decarboxylase/phosphopantothenate--cysteine ligase CoaBC, whose amino-acid sequence MDKPRVVLGVSGGIAAYKACELLRRLTESGHAVRVVPTASALHFVGEATWSALSGQPATTEVWTSVHEVPHVRIGQSADLVVIAPATADLLAKAAHGLADDLLTNTLLTARCPVVFAPAMHTEMWEHPATQENVATLRRRGSIVIEPAVGRLTGVDTGKGRLPDPGEIFEVCRRVLARGAEAATPDLAGRHVVVSAGGTREPLDPVRFLGNRSTGRQGYALARAAVARGARVTLVSANSELPDPAGADVVRAGTAAQLREAVLKAAADADAVVMAAAVADFRPAHYAEGKIKKRDGVEPEPIALVRNPDILAEISAERARPGQIVVGFAAETDDVLANGRAKLARKGCDLLVVNEVGEHKTFGAETNEAVVLAADGTETAVPHGPKGALADTVWDLVVRRLG is encoded by the coding sequence CCTCGGCGCTGCACTTCGTCGGCGAGGCGACCTGGTCGGCGCTGTCCGGGCAGCCGGCGACGACCGAGGTCTGGACGTCCGTCCACGAGGTGCCCCACGTCCGCATCGGCCAGTCCGCCGACCTGGTCGTGATCGCCCCCGCCACCGCCGATCTGCTCGCCAAGGCCGCCCACGGCCTGGCGGACGACCTGCTCACCAATACGCTGCTCACCGCGCGATGTCCGGTGGTCTTCGCACCCGCGATGCACACCGAGATGTGGGAGCACCCCGCCACCCAGGAGAACGTGGCGACGCTGCGCCGCCGCGGCTCGATCGTCATCGAGCCCGCCGTGGGACGGCTCACCGGTGTGGACACCGGCAAGGGGCGGCTGCCGGACCCCGGGGAAATCTTCGAGGTCTGCCGGCGGGTGCTGGCCCGCGGCGCCGAAGCGGCCACCCCCGACCTGGCCGGCCGCCATGTCGTGGTGAGCGCCGGCGGCACCCGTGAGCCGCTGGACCCGGTGCGCTTCCTCGGCAACCGCTCCACCGGCCGGCAGGGGTACGCCCTGGCCCGTGCCGCCGTCGCCCGGGGCGCGCGGGTGACGCTCGTCTCGGCCAACAGCGAGCTGCCGGATCCGGCCGGTGCCGACGTGGTGCGCGCGGGCACCGCGGCACAGCTGCGGGAGGCCGTGCTCAAGGCCGCCGCGGACGCCGACGCCGTGGTGATGGCCGCCGCCGTCGCCGACTTCCGCCCCGCGCACTACGCCGAGGGGAAGATCAAGAAGCGTGACGGCGTGGAGCCGGAGCCGATCGCCCTGGTGCGCAATCCGGACATCCTCGCGGAGATCTCCGCGGAGCGCGCCCGCCCCGGCCAGATCGTCGTCGGGTTCGCCGCCGAGACCGACGACGTGCTCGCCAACGGCCGCGCCAAGCTCGCCCGCAAGGGGTGCGATCTGCTGGTGGTGAACGAGGTCGGGGAGCACAAGACCTTCGGCGCCGAGACCAACGAGGCCGTGGTGCTCGCCGCCGACGGCACCGAGACGGCCGTGCCGCACGGCCCCAAGGGCGCGCTCGCCGACACCGTCTGGGACCTGGTGGTCCGCCGCCTGGGATGA
- the metK gene encoding methionine adenosyltransferase, with amino-acid sequence MSRRLFTSESVTEGHPDKIADQISDTILDALLKEDPTSRVAVETLITTGLVHVAGEVTTKAYAPIAALVRNKILEIGYDSSKKGFDGASCGVSVSIGSQSPDIAQGVDSAYELRVEGDEDELDKQGAGDQGLMFGYACDETPELMPLPINLAHRLSRRLSEVRKNGTIPYLRPDGKTQVTIEYDGHKAVRLDTVVVSSQHASDIDLDSLLAPDIREFVVEHVLNELVEDGIKLETEGYRLLVNPTGRFEIGGPMGDAGLTGRKIIIDTYGGMARHGGGAFSGKDPSKVDRSAAYAMRWVAKNVVAAGLAQRCEVQVAYAIGKAEPVGLFVETFGTAAVDAEKIEKAISEVFDLRPAAIIRDLDLLRPIYAQTAAYGHFGRELPDFTWERTDRVDALRAAAGL; translated from the coding sequence GTGTCCCGCCGCCTGTTCACCTCGGAATCCGTGACCGAGGGCCACCCCGACAAGATCGCCGACCAGATCAGCGACACCATCCTCGACGCCCTGCTCAAGGAGGACCCGACCTCCCGGGTCGCCGTCGAGACCTTGATCACCACCGGCCTGGTGCACGTGGCCGGGGAGGTGACCACCAAGGCGTACGCCCCGATCGCGGCCCTCGTCCGGAACAAGATCCTCGAGATCGGCTACGACTCGTCGAAGAAGGGCTTCGACGGCGCCTCCTGTGGCGTCTCGGTGTCGATCGGCTCACAGTCCCCGGACATCGCGCAGGGTGTGGACTCCGCCTATGAGCTGCGGGTCGAGGGCGACGAGGACGAGCTGGACAAGCAGGGCGCGGGCGACCAGGGCCTGATGTTCGGGTACGCATGCGACGAGACGCCCGAGCTGATGCCGCTGCCGATCAACCTGGCGCACCGGCTCTCCCGCCGGCTGTCCGAGGTCCGCAAGAACGGGACCATCCCCTACCTGCGCCCCGACGGCAAGACCCAGGTCACCATCGAGTACGACGGCCACAAGGCGGTCCGCCTGGACACCGTCGTGGTCTCCTCGCAGCACGCCTCCGACATCGACCTGGACTCGCTGCTGGCCCCCGACATCCGGGAGTTCGTGGTCGAGCACGTGCTGAACGAGCTGGTCGAGGACGGCATCAAGCTGGAGACCGAGGGCTACCGCCTGCTGGTCAACCCCACCGGACGGTTCGAGATCGGCGGCCCGATGGGTGACGCCGGCCTCACCGGCCGCAAGATCATCATCGACACCTACGGCGGCATGGCCCGCCATGGCGGCGGCGCCTTCTCCGGCAAGGACCCCTCCAAGGTCGACCGCTCCGCCGCCTACGCCATGCGCTGGGTCGCCAAGAACGTGGTGGCCGCCGGACTCGCCCAGCGCTGCGAGGTGCAGGTCGCGTACGCCATCGGCAAGGCCGAGCCGGTCGGCCTCTTCGTCGAGACCTTCGGCACCGCCGCGGTCGACGCCGAGAAGATCGAGAAGGCCATCTCCGAGGTCTTCGACCTTCGCCCGGCCGCGATCATCCGCGACCTCGACCTGCTGCGCCCGATCTACGCCCAGACCGCGGCGTACGGCCACTTCGGCCGTGAGCTCCCCGACTTCACTTGGGAGCGCACCGACCGCGTCGACGCCCTCCGCGCCGCGGCGGGCCTGTAG
- the fmt gene encoding methionyl-tRNA formyltransferase, producing the protein MRLVFAGTPEVALPALDALIASEKHEVVAVVTRPDAPAGRGRRMVAGPVAERAEEAGIEVLKPARPRDPEFLARLGEIAPDCCPVVAYGALLPKAALDIPAHGWVNLHFSLLPAWRGAAPVQHAVLAGDEMTGASTFQIEEGLDSGPVFGVVTEEVRATDTSGDLLTRLALAGAGLLAATMDGIEDGTLRPVPQPAEGVSLAPKITVEDARIDWTAPALRVDRLVRACTPAPGAWTTFRGERLKVVSARPVADRTDLEPGRLAATKKAVYVGTGSHAVELTWVRPQGKKPMLAADWARGVRIAEGERLGA; encoded by the coding sequence ATGAGGCTCGTCTTCGCCGGTACCCCCGAGGTCGCCCTGCCCGCTCTGGACGCGCTGATCGCGTCGGAGAAGCACGAGGTGGTGGCCGTGGTGACCCGTCCCGACGCGCCAGCCGGACGCGGTCGCCGGATGGTGGCCGGCCCGGTCGCCGAGCGGGCCGAGGAGGCGGGCATCGAGGTGCTCAAGCCCGCCAGGCCGCGCGACCCGGAATTCCTCGCCCGGCTCGGCGAGATCGCGCCGGACTGCTGCCCGGTGGTGGCCTACGGCGCGCTGCTGCCCAAGGCCGCGCTGGACATCCCGGCGCACGGCTGGGTCAATCTGCACTTCTCGCTGCTCCCCGCGTGGCGGGGCGCGGCCCCCGTGCAGCACGCCGTGCTCGCGGGCGACGAGATGACCGGCGCCTCGACGTTCCAGATCGAGGAGGGGCTGGACTCCGGGCCGGTGTTCGGGGTGGTGACGGAGGAGGTGCGGGCCACCGACACCAGCGGCGATCTGCTGACCCGGCTCGCCCTCGCCGGTGCGGGGCTGCTCGCGGCGACGATGGACGGCATCGAGGACGGCACCCTGCGCCCGGTGCCGCAGCCGGCCGAGGGCGTCTCGCTCGCCCCGAAGATCACCGTCGAGGACGCGCGGATCGACTGGACGGCGCCCGCCCTGCGCGTCGACCGGCTGGTGCGGGCGTGCACGCCCGCACCGGGGGCGTGGACCACCTTCCGGGGGGAGCGGCTGAAGGTCGTCTCGGCGCGGCCGGTGGCGGACCGTACGGACCTGGAGCCCGGCCGTCTGGCCGCGACCAAGAAGGCGGTGTACGTGGGCACGGGCAGCCATGCCGTGGAGCTGACCTGGGTGCGTCCGCAGGGCAAGAAGCCGATGCTCGCGGCGGACTGGGCGCGCGGGGTGCGGATCGCGGAGGGCGAGCGGCTCGGCGCCTGA
- a CDS encoding ABC transporter ATP-binding protein, producing MDMQATAWQSLYRTANAADDRRPFSRETLRRIGAFARPHRRPLLLFLVLSTVTAVLAVATPLLAGRVVDAIVHRSGQQTVLGLAGLIAAIAVAEAALGLLTRWLSANIGEGLILDLRTAVFDHVQRMPVAFFTRTRTGALVSRLNNDVIGAQRAFSDTLSGVVGNVVTLLLTLVVMVGISWQITLLTLLLLPLFLLPARRVGGRLAKLRREAAAHNAAMGTQMTERFSAPGATLVKLFGRPAEESAAFAVRARRVRDIGVRTAMVQVSFVTALTLVSALALALVYGLGGWFALHGRLDPGAVVSLALLLTRLYAPLTALAGARVEVMSALVSFERVFEVLDLQPLITEKPDAREVPEGPVSVEFDRVDFGYPAADKVSLASLEEVATLDTRGGVQVLHQVSFRAEPGQMVALVGSSGAGKSTIAQLLPRLYDADAGAVRISGVDVRDLTAGSLRATLGLVTQDGHLFHDSIRANLLLARPEATDEELWEVLRRARLEGLIAALPDGLDTVVGERGYRLSGGERQRLTIARLLLARPRVVILDEATAHLDATSEAAVQEALAEALEGRTAVVIAHRLSTIRAADLILVVEDGRIVERGTHTALLAAGGRYEELYRTQFEQPAAKDALAVDGRTVDGTAVPGGPTTAEAPAT from the coding sequence ATGGACATGCAGGCCACCGCCTGGCAATCCCTTTACCGGACGGCCAATGCCGCAGACGACCGGCGGCCCTTCTCCCGCGAGACACTGCGCCGCATCGGCGCCTTCGCCCGTCCGCACCGCCGCCCGCTGCTGCTGTTCCTGGTGCTGAGCACGGTCACGGCGGTGCTCGCGGTGGCTACACCGCTGCTGGCCGGCCGGGTGGTGGACGCGATCGTCCACCGTTCGGGACAGCAGACGGTCCTCGGGCTGGCCGGGCTCATCGCCGCGATCGCCGTGGCCGAGGCGGCCCTGGGGCTGCTGACCCGCTGGCTGTCGGCGAACATCGGCGAGGGGCTGATCCTCGATCTGCGCACCGCCGTCTTCGACCACGTCCAGCGGATGCCGGTGGCGTTCTTCACCCGGACCCGCACCGGTGCGCTGGTCAGCCGGCTCAACAACGACGTGATCGGCGCGCAGCGGGCGTTCAGCGACACCCTCTCCGGGGTGGTCGGCAATGTCGTGACGCTGCTGCTCACCCTGGTCGTGATGGTCGGGATCTCCTGGCAGATCACCCTGCTGACGCTGCTGCTCCTGCCGCTCTTCCTGCTGCCCGCCCGCCGGGTGGGCGGGCGGCTGGCGAAGCTGCGGCGCGAGGCGGCCGCGCACAACGCGGCGATGGGCACCCAGATGACCGAGCGCTTCTCCGCGCCCGGGGCGACGCTGGTCAAGCTGTTCGGCCGGCCCGCCGAGGAGTCCGCCGCATTCGCCGTACGGGCCCGGCGGGTGCGGGACATCGGGGTGCGCACCGCGATGGTCCAGGTCTCCTTCGTGACCGCCCTGACCCTGGTCTCCGCCCTGGCCCTCGCCCTGGTCTACGGCCTCGGCGGCTGGTTCGCGCTGCACGGGCGGCTCGACCCCGGCGCCGTCGTCTCGCTCGCGCTGCTGCTCACCCGGCTCTACGCGCCGCTGACCGCGCTGGCCGGGGCGCGGGTGGAGGTCATGAGCGCGCTGGTCAGCTTCGAGCGGGTCTTCGAGGTGCTCGACCTTCAGCCGCTGATCACCGAGAAGCCGGACGCCCGGGAGGTCCCGGAGGGGCCGGTGTCGGTCGAGTTCGACCGCGTCGACTTCGGCTACCCGGCCGCGGACAAGGTCTCCCTCGCCTCTCTGGAGGAGGTGGCCACCCTGGACACCCGCGGTGGCGTCCAGGTCCTGCACCAGGTGTCCTTCCGCGCCGAACCGGGCCAGATGGTCGCGCTGGTGGGCTCCTCCGGCGCCGGGAAGTCGACCATCGCGCAGCTGCTGCCGAGGCTCTACGACGCCGACGCCGGCGCCGTACGGATCTCCGGGGTGGACGTCCGCGACCTGACCGCCGGCTCGCTCCGCGCCACCCTCGGCCTGGTCACCCAGGACGGCCATCTCTTCCATGACTCGATCCGCGCCAATCTGCTGCTGGCCCGGCCCGAGGCCACCGACGAGGAGCTGTGGGAGGTGCTGCGCCGGGCCCGGCTGGAGGGACTGATCGCGGCCCTGCCGGACGGTCTCGACACCGTCGTGGGCGAACGCGGCTACCGGCTCTCCGGCGGTGAGCGCCAGCGGCTGACCATCGCCCGGCTGCTGCTGGCCCGCCCCCGTGTGGTGATCCTCGACGAGGCCACCGCGCATCTGGACGCCACCTCGGAGGCCGCCGTGCAGGAGGCGCTCGCCGAGGCACTGGAGGGGCGCACCGCGGTGGTGATCGCCCACCGGCTGTCCACGATCCGGGCCGCGGATCTCATCCTCGTCGTGGAGGACGGCCGGATCGTGGAGCGCGGTACGCACACCGCGTTGCTGGCCGCCGGCGGTCGCTACGAGGAGCTGTACCGCACCCAGTTCGAGCAGCCGGCGGCCAAGGACGCGTTGGCCGTGGACGGGAGGACCGTGGACGGGACGGCCGTGCCCGGCGGCCCCACGACCGCCGAGGCCCCGGCGACGTAG